The segment TATTGCTCTATAAGTGTGGGCATAGAGAAGATAAACAAGGATCATTCATCTAAAGTAGAAATTGATCTCTCTGATTTATACTATAATCAGAATAATCTGCTTTAATCAGCATCAAGATATATAGAATTCCCTACACAAACATCTCTAAATTGATTCTTCTAATCCTATCGCATATATTGGTTCAGGATTCACATATATACGTGCTCCGGCGTCCTTTATAATCTCTTCATGACTCAAATCATCATCACTTACCCTCACTTCATCGAGTATTCCATTCATCCATGCATCGTTATCATGGGTAAAGACTTCATCAGTTGACATCAAAACCGGATCATCATTGGTTGCCTGTATTGCTGAAAGGCTTTTCACGCTATCAATTTTTCCGTTTATGTAAAACACTACAGAGGAACCATCATGAGTGAAAGCGATATGAGTCCATATCTCCTCATTGATGCTCGAATCTGATGCTTGTGAGATCATGTTAGACCCATCACCAATCGTTGTAACCAATTGCCTGCTTGAATTTATGATAAATTGAAATCCTGAATTAGTTACGGTGTGAAGTTTATCAAGGATGATATGATACTCACCTCCTGGCTTAGTACTGATTTTCACCCATGCTTCAACAGTCATATCACCCGTAATATCCATATCGCCCGTATCACCGCCCTGGGTGGCTTGGGCCCACCCATTACTTGTGGCATCGAAATCTATAGCAGATCCAAATCTTCCAGCTACCCAACTATACCCATCCTTTAAAGTAGCTACATCATCACTACCCGCGACATCATGAGTTTCATTCCCAAGGCCCTCATTAAAATGCCATAAGGCCATTGTGTTGACATCTGAACTCAATTCCTGGGCATATGATCCATCACTAACAAAGGTATTATCCCAGGAAGAAGGGGAACTGACTCCAGGATTTCCATAATACATATAAATCGTAGCTGAATCATTGGCCGGGATATCGATTACCTTTGTCCAGAGAGTGGCCAAGGGTGTAACAGAATCCCATTCCTCAATCCAATAACTAATCTCTGTTTCCGTATTTGTTATATCATTATAATAGGTAAATCTTATATCATCCCCATTGATGTCAGCCTTAGTAAAATCAAAGTTACTGGAAGTAAGTTCTATCTTTACCTGATAATCACTTAAATCTACGCCAGATTGCTCAGTTACTGTAATCTCTTTTCGAAACTGCCATGATACATCAAACCATTTCTTAATAACAGTAATGTTGATGAACTCTGTATCACTAATCATAGGAATGCCTTTATCGTCTACAGTGAAAAGGATATTGGAGTAGACTCCTGTTTGTCCAAATGACGGCATCCAGCTAAACAATCGAGTTGTTGAATTAAAAGTTGCGCCTGAGGGGAGATCGCTTGCGGAATATATCAAGTCATCCTCATCTGGATCATTGGCATTAATCATAAATTCAAGGAGCTGATTCTCATCAACAGTCCTGTCTCCGATAAACTCAAGGACTGGAGGACGATTTACATCTCCAACTGATATGGTTATGGACTCAGAGGCGACTGCAGGTGATGAGCCATTATCTGTCACCACAAAAAGAACATCTGGATAGTTCCCTGATTGTCCATAGTCAGGGAACCAACAAAATACTTGAGTAGTCGCATCAAAGGTTGCTCCTGAGGGCAGGTTATGTGCAGAATATATCAACTCCCCCCCTTCCGGGTCACTAGCTTTTACTGTGAATTCAAGAAGCTGATTCTCATCAACTGCCCTGTTTCCAATAGATTCAATTTCTGGCTGACGATTATCTGTATTCTCAACCATCATAGGACTCTCTTCTAACAACCCTCCCAAGCCATTACCACACTTAGTAATGGAAACAATGAATAATAGAATCATAATTAGAATAGAAATTGAACAGAATTGATTAATCGTTACCTTATTCATAACTCAACTCCAATAGTTAAGAGTGATAAATCTTTGTCTCACATTGATTTATATTCATCACTATTATTTACAAATCAGTAATAATTAGATTATTCAGATTTTACACTTGTTGACATGCTATTTATTGATCATATGTGGTGTTTTCTGAATACCATAATAAAATAGTAATTATCCTTGGAAGAGTCAAAAAAAAGCATGGATATTCGAAAAATTAGCATAATAACAAATTCTGACTCAAAGGTTGTGAATGGTTAAATGAGAATCACATATTTAATAATTTATTGCCTAGCGAGGTAACCTTTCATTTGACAAAGTGATAGAAAATTATTATAATTTAATCTTGACGATTGAGTCCCTATGATAACTATATTTTATAGCGATACCGCTATTATGAAAATTTCTAACAAAAGAGTAAAATGAATACTTATACCATAATTGAACAAAAAATACTAAATCGGATTCAAAAGGATTGTAAAATTACAGAGACCCCTTTTGAAGAATTAGCAAATGAGATAGGCATCAACGAGGATGAGCTTTTAAGCGCTGTTTCAAGATTAAAAAAGGACGGAATAATAAGAGATATCTCAGCTATATTTAATGCATCAATGTTAGGTTATCATTCGAGTTTGATAGCATTTGAGGTGTCAGATTCAGATGTTGAGTCTGCCTCAATGATCATAAATGAACATCCTGGTGTTAGTCATAACTATTTGAGAGATCACAAATATAATATCTGGTTTACTATTACTATTGATAATACCGCCCCTATAGAGAAAGAGGTTTCAATAATTGCTGAAAGATGCAGGGCGGAGGATTTTCTAATTCTGAAAAACAAGCAGCTTCTAAAGATTGGTCTCATGCTTGAGGTGGGAGATTGCGGCGATGGTAATGAATCAACAGATGTCGAATACACTTTGCATAATGAAAACGAAAAATTGTTATCAGAGGGGATATCAGAGGAGGAGAAGCGTGCCATTTATCTATTACAGATGGATTTACCCCTAATGCATAGGCCATTTAAATATCTGATCCACAGTAATAATATAGATATTGATGAGGAGAGTCTCATTTTAATGGGAGAAAGATTTAAGCGTGAGGGCATAATGAGAAGGTACTCTGCTATTTTAAGACATAATAGAGCAGGTTACAATGCTAACGCAATGACAGTATGGAAGACGGACAGTATACAAGATGATAAAGAGATTGCCAGCATTTTCTCTTCGATTCCCAACATATCACATCTGTACCTTAGAACAGTATATCCAGGCAAATGGGAATACCCGCTATTTGCTATGATACATGCGAAGACTAGCTTAGAGCTTAATGGCATCATAAAAAGATTAGAAGAACGTTCTGGAATAAGAGATTACCTCGTATTAAACACCCTGAGGGAATTTAAAAAGAAGAGGGTAAAATTGTTCCAAAATAATTACATTTAAAATAGGATTGAACAATGATCGATGTTGGTAAACTATATTGTGGTGGAAGCTCTACTGGAGACGGACTGCGCTATGGCAGGGAATCCGGAATTGATTCCCATGGCAATGCGCCACACAAAACGGAAAAACAGGCAAAGGAAAGAAGGCCCATTGTAGTCTGGAGCACAACAAGAAGCTGTAATCTAAACTGTGTGCACTGTTACACAGATTCATCTAATATCAAGTACAGCAATGAACTAACCACCGATGATGGCCTCAAACTTATAGATGATCTTGCTTCCTTTAATATACCATCCCTGCTATTCTCTGGAGGCGAACCATTGATGAGAAAAGACTTATTCATCCTTATTGAAAAGGCTGCCAACAAAAATATCAGACCAGTAATATCGACTAACGGAACCCTGATAGATAAGGACACAGCCAAAAGCATAAGGGATTCAGGGATAGTCTATGTTGGGATAAGCCTTGATGGGATGGAAGATGTAAACGATCACTTTAGGGGTGTTAAGGGCGCATTTACAAGGGCAATGAAGGGCTTTGAGAACTGTCTCTCAGTAGGTCAAAGGGTTGGATTGAGGTTAACCCTTACCAAACAGAATCATATTGACCTTAATAAAATTTTTGACTTCATTGAGAGGGAAGGAATAAACAGGGCATGCTTCTATCACCTAGTCTACTCCGGTAGGGGAAAGGATATGTATAAAGATGATCTATCGCATAATGATTCCCGCGATGCGATGAATACCATTCTTACAAGAACAAAGGACTACTTTAATAGGAATCTGGACATCAATATACTCACAGTGGATAACCATGCGGATGGGGTATACATCTACCGCAGGCTCATGGAGGAGAACCCTGAAAGGGCAAAAGAGGTATATGACCTCTTGGAATGGAATGGAGGGGGCGCTAACTCAACCGGTGTTGGGATAGGTAATATAGATTTTGTGGGCAATGTCCATCCGGACCAATTCTGGCAGGACTATACATTTGGGAATATAAAGGAAAGGAGCTTTGGTGACATATGGATGGATGAAAGCGATCCCTTAATGAAAGGCCTTAAGCATAAGGCTGATTATATTAAGGGAAGATGCAGGATGTGTCACTATACCAACCTCTGTACAGGTTCTATGAGAGTAAGGGGGTACAGGACATTTGCCGATCCTTGGGCTCCTGATCCACAGTGCTATCTCTTGGATGATGAAATTGGGCTTGATTTGAATAAGAGGAGGACATTATCCGAAGCAGGAGAAGATTATAAGATGCCAGATGAGTTGACTCAATAAGATGCTTTACCCTATATATCTTAACATTGGGAACAAGCTTGTCGCGATTATTGGTGGCGGAGAAGTCGCCTTTAGAAAGGCCAAAGACCTCATCGAGGCAGGGGCCAGGGTTAGGATAATCTCGCCTACAATACATGAGGGAATAATAGAATTAAAAAATTCCAACATCGAATCAATCAATCTCATCCAACGAGAATATTCTCAGGGCGACCTAGAGGGTGCGATCCTCGTCTTTGCCGCGACAAACGATCAAAACATCAATAGACAGGTCTTTAATGAGGCTGAGGGTAAGAATATATTTATAAACTCAGTCGATGATCCCCCAAACTGCTCATTTTTTGTCCCATCGATGGTAAGAAGGGGCGATTTTATACTATCAGTTTCTACTAGCGGCGCTTCCCCTGCAATGGCTGCCAAGTTGAGAAGGCTCTTTGAAGAGGATATACCACATAACATAGAGGATATCCTGAAATCACTCAGGGAGGCAAGATTGACATTACAGGAAATTGAGGGACTTAACCCCACAGAGAGAGGGGCTGTATTGAAGAATATCGTCAATGATGATAATCTGTTAACCAATATAGTAGAATACAGCAAGAAAAATAAGATGAAGGAATTCATACAGATGCTTATATAGGCAAGAGGTATAGATTCTCCAACCAACCCCTGTCGATAACGATGTTGCATATTACATTCCGAGGAGTTGTTGATAAACCTCTATTTTCCTATGGATATACCTAAGGGAATATTCATTCTCAAATTCTTCCGTTCTTCCCTTCAAATCTCTATAAATTAAGAGTATGGACTTCCAGGATCTTTTCAATTCGATCTGTCTCTTTTCAATATTGCTCAAATTAACAATATAGAGCCTTTTATAGAATAAGGATGTGAATCTTCTTCCATCAGGAGAGAATGATATATCCTCACCCTCAATACCAGGGCTGATAAGTTTCTTAATATTTATAAAAAAAAGCTTCACAATCCCCTCCTTGAGAAATGAAAGAATTCTTGGGTGTGCTGAAAAGGTTATGTTTGTATTGAATGACTCCCTAAGGAGGGTGGTCATCTTTCTCAAGTTGATATTATATAGCTCAACCGAATAATATCCTGGTGATCCCCTTCTCATAACAAATTCATGATTATTGATCCAAAAAACTTCTGTTGATGATGTTATTCCATTTATATTGATTGACGAGTCTCCATACAGTACTATTGCGCTGTATCTGCCTCCACTGCCATTGATAACCAATGTCTTCTGTTTATCAGGCGAGATATAGGCGATAGATGGATTGTTGGATAACGCAATATCTGAATAATCGGATTCCTTAACCAATAATCTCTTTACCCCTGAATCCGGGATAAGTTCAATAAATCCAGCCCCATCCTCGTATATAATTGAATCTCCCCCAGCGATTATCGAAAAATCAAGAAAGGAAGAGGCGCTCTCTTCTTTAGTAATAATTTTGGTTTGCAGATCAATTATTATCCGCTCTCCCCTTGGGATTACCCCACCCTTCTGTTTCAACCTTTTTAGGATGAGATATCTCCCATTATTAGTGATACGCGCAATTGTAATAATACCCTTTATACTACAAATCTCAATACTTCTTTTCGACCTGAGTTGATATTTATAAATTCTGTTTATATTTGACTTTTCTTTAATGTAGACAATATCACCACCGGATGACCATTCTGAAAAGATTACATCCCTCTCTATACATTGAGCGTCTATCTTTTTATATGTATCGAGTTTACTCCACCTAAGCTTTTTAATGTAACTTGACGATGACTTGATGTAAATCTCATCCAGATTGATATCTCTGGCAAAGAGGTTTGGGCATATTAGCAAACCCAAAAGTGTTAATAGTAAGTATTTTAATGATTTCAAAACCACGGGCTCTTCAATATATATTCAACTGATGAATCAGTAAGCGTTGATCTCTTGCTGAATTCTTTATATTCAACTATTCAATAAAGGCTCCTTGAGATTCATCATTTGTATCGGCTTCGCTATTCATTCCTTCTTTATTGAATTTCTCAGTTGCATGGGGAGAATCATTCTTGATAGCAGGATTTTTCATCTTCTCATCTTGAATGGGCTCAACTGGAATCCCTGTCGGATCCTCTCCTATGGCAGGCTCCTTCACCTTCTCCTCCTCAGTGGACTCGACTGATGCTCCGGTTGGCGCTTCTCCTATGACAGACTTCCCCACTTTTCCTTCTTCTATGGACTCAACTGATTCTTCACCTAGCCCTTCTCCTTTGGCAGAGTCCTCCATTTTATCTTCTTCAATGGACTCTACCGGTACTCCAGTTGGCCCTTCCTTTGCATCAATCCCACCCCCCTTTTCTTCTTCCGTTGGTTCAACAGACACTTCAGCGGGTTTCTCTCTTATAGCGACATCCTCCCTGTCACCCTGCTTCCCACCCTCCCCTCTCTCAGGGATCGGGGGAATATCAAACTTTTGACCAGGGAATATTAAATCCGGATCCTTAATCATATCCCTGTTTGCCATATATATTAGTGGCCACAGCCTAGCATTTTTGTATACATAGTATGCGATTCTCCATAGGCAATCCCTCTTCTTAGGATTCAATTTAACTACATACTCCTTATGAGAAACTCGTTTTTGCATCTCTTTCTTCTTCAATTCCCTCTCCTGAGCCTCGATCCTTTGCCTCTCCCTCTCTTTCTCCTCCGCTAATTGAATCTCATCTTCCTTCTTTTTGATATCAATCCAGATAGAACTAATAAGCTCTAAAGCCTCTTGAGATTTTTTACTCGAATCTGAATAGGATTTCCCATCAAATAATTCCTTACCCTCAGTAATGAGCAGGGATGCCCTTTCTATATCCTTCATAACATATTGCCTTAGCTCAGATTCCTTCACCCTTGCTAATTCAATCTCAGCAGTCTTAAGCATTTTTGCCGCATGTCCCATTTTTGTCTTCAACACAGCGATTTGAAGGTCCTTATCTGCCTCGGATATCTTGTAAAATGCATCCTTGATATTTTTCTGATCCAAGCTTGATTTTGCTGCTTCAAGTTTGGAATTAATCGCTTCAATCTCTAAAGGAGCAAACTCAACCCCTCCCTTGGATTTAAGATCTTCAGTATCCTTTAACAGCTTTGCTATATTTTTATTTAATTCCGGTATATTTTCCAGAGCCTTGTTCTTCGCATAGGTCCCATTATGAATAGCCTCTTTTAATTTGAGATAGGCATCATATAATTTTTTATTAATGATCATAGTCTCTGCCTCTCTAATGTTATCATCTGCGAGGTTGAATGCCTCCTGCTCATACTTCTCGGCAAAAGCAAGGTCAGCTTCATCATAGACTTTCCTGGCTTCAGCAAGAAGATCACTCGTCAATGGAGGAAGCGATTTCTCTATTGCAGCATCCGCAAACATCTTGGCTTCCACTGCCCTCTCTTTCGCTGTCTTCACATCATCAGTATTTACGGATTCATGACATTTAAATAGCTGCTCCTTCGCCTTATTGAGCTCTTCCGGAGCGTATTTCTTTGCCTTCACTTCATTTGCCGTCGAAATTGCAGATTTGGCAAGGGACATCTCCTTTATTGGAACTTTTAATTTGCACGAGATAAAACATGAATACGATAAAACAAAGCACAAACACATATACCTCATCGTTTTTAACCTCATTATACTCATATTCATTTAC is part of the Spirochaetota bacterium genome and harbors:
- a CDS encoding DUF2341 domain-containing protein, producing the protein MNKVTINQFCSISILIMILLFIVSITKCGNGLGGLLEESPMMVENTDNRQPEIESIGNRAVDENQLLEFTVKASDPEGGELIYSAHNLPSGATFDATTQVFCWFPDYGQSGNYPDVLFVVTDNGSSPAVASESITISVGDVNRPPVLEFIGDRTVDENQLLEFMINANDPDEDDLIYSASDLPSGATFNSTTRLFSWMPSFGQTGVYSNILFTVDDKGIPMISDTEFINITVIKKWFDVSWQFRKEITVTEQSGVDLSDYQVKIELTSSNFDFTKADINGDDIRFTYYNDITNTETEISYWIEEWDSVTPLATLWTKVIDIPANDSATIYMYYGNPGVSSPSSWDNTFVSDGSYAQELSSDVNTMALWHFNEGLGNETHDVAGSDDVATLKDGYSWVAGRFGSAIDFDATSNGWAQATQGGDTGDMDITGDMTVEAWVKISTKPGGEYHIILDKLHTVTNSGFQFIINSSRQLVTTIGDGSNMISQASDSSINEEIWTHIAFTHDGSSVVFYINGKIDSVKSLSAIQATNDDPVLMSTDEVFTHDNDAWMNGILDEVRVSDDDLSHEEIIKDAGARIYVNPEPIYAIGLEESI
- a CDS encoding radical SAM protein, producing the protein MIDVGKLYCGGSSTGDGLRYGRESGIDSHGNAPHKTEKQAKERRPIVVWSTTRSCNLNCVHCYTDSSNIKYSNELTTDDGLKLIDDLASFNIPSLLFSGGEPLMRKDLFILIEKAANKNIRPVISTNGTLIDKDTAKSIRDSGIVYVGISLDGMEDVNDHFRGVKGAFTRAMKGFENCLSVGQRVGLRLTLTKQNHIDLNKIFDFIEREGINRACFYHLVYSGRGKDMYKDDLSHNDSRDAMNTILTRTKDYFNRNLDINILTVDNHADGVYIYRRLMEENPERAKEVYDLLEWNGGGANSTGVGIGNIDFVGNVHPDQFWQDYTFGNIKERSFGDIWMDESDPLMKGLKHKADYIKGRCRMCHYTNLCTGSMRVRGYRTFADPWAPDPQCYLLDDEIGLDLNKRRTLSEAGEDYKMPDELTQ
- a CDS encoding bifunctional precorrin-2 dehydrogenase/sirohydrochlorin ferrochelatase, which gives rise to MLYPIYLNIGNKLVAIIGGGEVAFRKAKDLIEAGARVRIISPTIHEGIIELKNSNIESINLIQREYSQGDLEGAILVFAATNDQNINRQVFNEAEGKNIFINSVDDPPNCSFFVPSMVRRGDFILSVSTSGASPAMAAKLRRLFEEDIPHNIEDILKSLREARLTLQEIEGLNPTERGAVLKNIVNDDNLLTNIVEYSKKNKMKEFIQMLI
- a CDS encoding DUF4398 domain-containing protein yields the protein MSIMRLKTMRYMCLCFVLSYSCFISCKLKVPIKEMSLAKSAISTANEVKAKKYAPEELNKAKEQLFKCHESVNTDDVKTAKERAVEAKMFADAAIEKSLPPLTSDLLAEARKVYDEADLAFAEKYEQEAFNLADDNIREAETMIINKKLYDAYLKLKEAIHNGTYAKNKALENIPELNKNIAKLLKDTEDLKSKGGVEFAPLEIEAINSKLEAAKSSLDQKNIKDAFYKISEADKDLQIAVLKTKMGHAAKMLKTAEIELARVKESELRQYVMKDIERASLLITEGKELFDGKSYSDSSKKSQEALELISSIWIDIKKKEDEIQLAEEKERERQRIEAQERELKKKEMQKRVSHKEYVVKLNPKKRDCLWRIAYYVYKNARLWPLIYMANRDMIKDPDLIFPGQKFDIPPIPERGEGGKQGDREDVAIREKPAEVSVEPTEEEKGGGIDAKEGPTGVPVESIEEDKMEDSAKGEGLGEESVESIEEGKVGKSVIGEAPTGASVESTEEEKVKEPAIGEDPTGIPVEPIQDEKMKNPAIKNDSPHATEKFNKEGMNSEADTNDESQGAFIE